The Henckelia pumila isolate YLH828 chromosome 2, ASM3356847v2, whole genome shotgun sequence genome includes a window with the following:
- the LOC140881187 gene encoding piezo-type mechanosensitive ion channel homolog isoform X1 has translation MARILRRFVLPLLLLTAGLMNWSLISFIHLVTSLVLQFNIPKRGFRFRGSVLCLWFVLMHSVLVIVLQVIFLTLWAIPNSQWGSTDAWWIKLFGFMKFQSWRSPTVIYFLILELLVGLVAFIEIHGNKFSLVASPFSCWSYLSSVIEHIGYRLRLAFCLLVPAVQLVAGISNPSWISLPFFLCSCVGLIDWSLTSNFLGLFRWWKLLWLYSGFSICLLYVYQLPVGIQNMFHMIADFIGLYKVCADSGWQESCSGISLLVFYYMLSCIKHDLEEMEFIMSVRQDSLTEQLLPSRNSFFVRQLRSGVRHTNILLRGTVFRIFSINWFTYGFPISLFALSYWSFHFASMCAFGLLAYVGYILYAFPSLFRMHRLNGLLLVFILLWAASTYVFNVAFAYVNWKLGKDMEIWEMIGLWHYPIPGFFLLAQFFLGVLVAIGNLVNNSVFLCLSNEERQSSNENETEEAKKDAKVLIVATVAWGLRKCSRPIMMLLMFLIAMKPGFIHAVYVIFFFVYLLSHNINKGIRQSLILLCEAHFAILYILQLNLISRKLEQKGSISAEVLAQLGFLESDSSWDFLQIALLACFCAIHNRGFEMLFSFSAIVRHTPCHPIGFSILRAGLNKSVLLSVYASSNIRDDCEDSSDERKVALYLGAVEKKFLSMYRSFGTYISFLTILLAVYTVRPNYTSFGYIFLLLVWIIGRQLVEKTKSRLWFPLKVYAISVFIFIYMLSIFPTFEAWVSTKVDLNVCLGYDTEAPLLRNLWESLAIMIVMQLYSYERRRSKKIKPEDPNPLQSGILGFTKRFLIWHGQKILHIALFYASLSPISAFGFLYLLGLVFCSALPKASRTPSKLFLIYTGFLVEAEYLYQMWGKQARMFPGQKHHDWSLLLGLQVYRPSFKGLEAGLRAKILVIAACTLQYNVFHWLEKVPGSLLNGRSEEPCPLFFSPDDALHAVSSSNGDEQTFVKSSELSAQNHDFSTSRVSQDHDNRKYLFGYFWGNMKDSHKWNKKRILDLRQDRFEMQKTTLKVYLKFWMENMFNLFGLEINMIALLLASFALLNAISMLYIACLATCILLARPIVRRLWLIFVFLFAIILLAEYIVMWKTMTPLNHHASAESAARCHDCWKNSYLYFQYCEKCWLGLTVDDPRMLISYYVVFMVACFKVRADHASCFSGSYAYYQMVSHRKNAIAWQDLSFETKSMWTFLDYLRVYCYCHLLDLVLASILITGTLEYDILHLGYLGFALVFFRLRLTILKKKNKIFKYLRMYNFAVIVLSLAYQSPFVGDFNAEKCETIDYVYEVIGFYKYDYGFRITSRSALVEIIIFFLVSLQSYMFSLSEFDYVFRYLEAEQIGAIVREQEKKAAWKTEQLQHIRKSEEEKRQRNLQVEKMKSEMLNLQIQLHSMNSLPADDASSPVNEGLRRRKNASLNQTDTCKLAEQDGNINYAFPSNVHDSPGSSRPESPLAVDFTRYPTDAFFGEITEQEEYDSYNVVNDLDKVKKGRTQSQENPLASAVQLIGDGVSQVQSIGNQAVNSLVSFLNIAPQDSDSDSYGPLHMEGPSDEKKSSDIRDLRLNRSSSLQSDRSRTSDFSSLQIGRIVQHIWSQMRSNNDVVCYCCFVLIFLWNFSLLSMVYLGALFFYALCVNTGPDYIFWVIMLIYTEMYVLIQYLYQIMIQHCGFSVQSGLLRGLGFPTKRITSSFVISLLPLFLVYLSTLIQCSITAKDGEWFSAGINYGKGGILDQNKVHSDSSWVEKPMKFVQFMKQIVEMMVSSCSRYWKSLTQEVESPPYFVQLSMDVKVWPEDGIQPERLVSGMNQLLQLVHDEKCKNVVPNQWTCASKVQVQSIENSTENSNVALAVFEVLYASPLSECTPSENYKSLTPAADVAKEILEALSMGLAESIGFPYHVLSVVGGGKREVDLYAYIFGADLTVFFLVAIFYQSVIKNKSEILEYYQLEDQFPKEFVFILMIIFFLMIVDRIMYLCSLGTGKVIFYLFNLILSTYTVTDYAWNMDTSQKNAAGLALRAIYLTKAVSLALQATQIRYGVPHKCTLYRQFLTSKISRVNYLGHRLFRALPFLYELRCVLDWSCTTTSLTMYDWLKLEDINASLYLVKCDNVLNRATHKQGEKQTKMTKICNGICLFFILICVIWTPMLIYSNGNPTNIANPINDASFQLDIKTVGGRLTLYQTTLCEKLSWNDFNANVDFDPEEYITSYNVNDIQLVCCQADASTMWLVPDVVQKQFIRSLNSSSMDIKFSWVLTRDRPKGKETVKYERSVDPSDLPKSSEVELVLKGSFSSFRVNNIYPRYFRVTGSGEVRPFEQEVNDVSADLILHHGSSEWWSFHDINSFDKNWCGGLSGPMAVIASEETPQGFLGETLSKFSIWGLYITFVLAVGRFIRMQCSDLRMRIPYENLPSCDRLIAICEDIYAARAEGELGVEEVLYWTLVKIYRSPHMLLEYTNPD, from the exons ATGGCGAGAATTCTCCGCCGGTTTGTGTTGCCTCTGCTGCTTTTGACAG CTGGGTTGATGAATTGGAGTTTGATTTCCTTCATTCATTTGGTGACTTCTTTGGTTTTACAGTTCAATATTCCCAAAAGAG GATTCAGATTCAGGGGAAGTGTTTTATGCTTGTGGTTTGTTCTTATGCACTCAGTTCTTGTGATTGTTCTGCAAGTCATTTTTCTCACTCTATGGGCTATTCCGAATTCGCAATGGGGCAGCACTGATGCTTGGTGGATAAAACTTTTTGGATTTATGAA GTTTCAATCTTGGAGATCTCCAACCGTCATTTATTTTCTGATTCTGGAATTACTGGTGGGACTTGTTGCTTTTATTGAGATTCATGGGAACAAATTTAGCTTGGTAGCATCTCCATTTTCATGCTGGAGTTATCTTTCATCAGTTATTGAAcatatag GTTATCGTCTTAGGCTCGCTTTCTGCTTACTAGTTCCTGCTGTGCAATTGGTCGCGGGGATCAGCAATCCTTCCTGGATTTCTTTACCATTTTTCCTTTGCAGCTGTGTTGGACTCATTGATTGGTCTCTAACGAGCAACTTTTTAGGACTTTTCAG GTGGTGGAAGCTACTTTGGTTGTACTCTGGCTTTAGCATTTGCCTACTTTACGTGTACCAGCTTCCAGTTGGGATACAAAATATGTTTCATATGATAGCTGACTTCATTGGTCTATACAAAGTTTGTGCTGATTCTGGCTGGCAAGAAAGTTGTTCTGGCATTTCATTACTGGTGTTTTATTATATG CTCTCTTGTATAAAACATGATTTAGAGGAAATGGAATTCATCATGTCAGTGAGGCAAGACAGCTTGACTGAACAACTTCTTCCCTCAAGGAATTCATTTTTTGTTCGTCAGTTGAG GTCTGGTGTAAGGCATACCAACATTTTATTACGGGGAACTGTTTTCAGGATTTTTAGTATTAACTGGTTTACATATGGTTTTCCG ATATCCTTGTTTGCCCTTTCGTATTGGAGCTTCCATTTTGCAAGTATGTGTGCATTTGGATTACTTGCATATGTTGGGTATATTTTGTATGCTTTTCCATCCTTGTTCCGTATGCACCGGTTGAATGGATTGCTTCTTGTCTTCATTCTGTTGTGGGCTGCGAGCACATATGTTTTCAACGTGGCCTTTGCCTATGTGAACTGGAAACTTGGGAAG GACATGGAGATCTGGGAGATGATTGGATTGTGGCATTATCCAATTCCTGGTTTCTTCCTCCTAGCACAGTTCTTTCTTGGAGTTCTTGTAGCTATTGGTAATCTTGTTAACAATTCTGTTTTCTTATGCCTGTCAAATGAGGAGAGGCAATCGTCCAATGAGAATGAAACTGAAGAAG CAAAAAAAGATGCCAAAGTCTTGATAGTGGCTACAGTTGCTTGGGGGCTGCGCAAATGTTCTCGGCCAATTATGATGTTACTGATGTTTCTCATCGCAATGAAGCCAGGTTTCATCCATGCTGTTTATG TGATTTTCTTCTTTGTGTATCTTTTGAGCCATAACATCAATAAAGGGATTCGCCAATCCCTGATTCTTCTATGTGAGGCACATTTTGCGATTTTATACATTCTTCAGCTGAATTTGATCTCAAGAAAATTGGAGCAAAAAGGTTCAATAAGTGCAGAAGTGCTAGCACAGTTAG GGTTTCTGGAAAGTGATAGTTCTTGGGACTTCCTGCAAATTGCTCTGCTTGCATGCTTTTGTGCGATCCATAACCGTGGCTTTGAAATGTTGTTCTCATTTTCTGCTATTGTTCGACACACGCCTTGTCATCCAATTGGATTTAGCATTCTGAGAGCTGGTTTGAATAAATCAGTGCTTCTATCAGTATATGCTTCTTCCAATATCAGAGACGACTGCGAGGATTCTTCCGATG AGAGAAAGGTAGCTCTGTATCTCGGTGCAGTTGAGAAGAAGTTCTTATCCATGTACAGATCATTTGGAACCTACATTTCTTTTCTCACCATTCTTCTGGCTGTCTATACTGTAAGGCCTAATTATACATCATTTGGGTACATTTTTCTGCTCCTTGTCTGGATCATCGGAAGACAGCTTGTTGAGAAGACAAAGAGTCGTCTATGGTTTCCACTCAAAGTTTACGCAATTTCggttttcattttcatttatatGTTAAGCATATTCCCAACTTTTGAAGCATGGGTCTCCACAAAAGTTGATCTTAATGTATGCCTTGGTTATGATACTGAAGCCCCTTTGTTACGAAATCTCTGGGAGTCTCTAGCAATTATGATTGTCATGCAACTTTATAGCTATGAAAGAAGACGaagcaaaaaaataaaacccgAAGATCCTAATCCATTGCAGTCAGGGATACTGGGGTTCACCAAACGTTTTCTGATCTGGCATGGTCAAAAGATTTTGCATATTGCACTATTCTATGCTTCACTATCTCCGATAAGTGCCTTTGGTTTCTTGTATCTTCTTGGTCTTGTCTTCTGTTCAGCTTTGCCTAAAGCTTCGAGAACCCCATCCAAATTATTCTTAATCTACACAGGCTTTCTTGTGGAGGCTGAATATCTCTATCAGATGTGGGGTAAACAGGCTAGAATGTTTCCTGGACAAAAACATCATGACTGGTCTCTCCTTTTGGGTTTACAGGTGTATAGACCAAGTTTCAAGGGCCTAGAAGCAGGCTTGAGGGCAAAAATTTTGGTGATTGCTGCATGTACCCTTCAGTATAATGTTTTTCACTGGTTGGAAAAAGTGCCTGGTTCTCTTCTTAATGGAAGATCAGAGGAACCTTGCCCTTTATTCTTCTCACCAGATGATGCGTTGCATGCTGTATCAAGTTCTAATGGGGATGAACAGACCTTCGTGAAATCCAGTGAACTGTCTgcacaaaatcatgatttttctacaaGTAGAGTCTCTCAGGATCACGacaatagaaaatatttatttgggTATTTTTGGGGAAACATGAAAGATAGCCACAAATGGAATAAGAAAAGGATTCTTGACTTGAGGCAGGATAGATTTGAAATGCAGAAGACAACCCTAAAAGTTTATTTGAAGTTTTGGATGGAAAACATGTTCAACCtctttggccttgagatcaatATGATAGCACTATTACTTGCCAGTTTTGCTTTGTTGAACGCCATTTCTATGCTTTATATTGCTTGTCTCGCTACCTGTATTCTATTGGCACGACCTATTGTACGAAGATTGTGGCTGATCTTTGTCTTTCTGTTTGCTATTATTCTTCTCGCTGAATATATTGTGATGTGGAAAACTATGACACCTTTGAATCACCATGCTTCTGCTGAGAGCGCTGCACGTTGCCATGATTGCTGGAAAAACTCATATCTATATTTTCAATATTGTGAAAAATGTTGGCTGG GCCTTACTGTTGATGATCCTCGAATGCTAATCAGTTATTATGTGGTTTTCATGGTGGCATGCTTTAAAGTTCGTGCAGACCATGCCTCTTGTTTTTCGGGGTCATATGCATATTACCAAATGGTTTCTCACCGAAAGAATGCTATAGCTTGGCAAGATCTATCATTTGAAACCAAAAGCATGTGGACTTTTTTGGACTATTTGAGGGTTTACTGCTATTGTCATTTGTTGGATCTAGTACTTGCTTCCATCTTAATTACAGGAACCCTGGAGTATGACATTTTACACCTTGGGTACCTTGGCTTTGCTCTTGTGTTCTTCCGTCTAAGACTTACCATactgaagaagaaaaataagatCTTCAAGTATCTGCGAATGTACAACTTTGCTGTTATTGTTCTCTCTCTGGCCTATCAATCTCCCTTTGTTGGTGACTTTAATGCTGAAAAGTGCGAAACAATTGATTATGTATATGAGGTGATTGGATTCTATAAATATGATTATGGGTTTCGGATTACCTCAAGATCTGCTTTAGTCgaaataatcattttttttctgGTATCACTTCAATCATATATGTTCTCCCTGTCGGAATTTGATTATGTATTTCGGTACCTTGAAGCTGAACAAATTGGTGCAATTGTCCGAGAGCAAGAGAAGAAAGCTGCTTGGAAGACTGAACAGTTGCAGCATATTCGCAAATCTGAGGAGGAGAAACGTCAGCGTAACTTACAAGTGGAGAAGATGAAATCTGAGATGCTCAACCTACAAATTCAGCTCCACAGTATGAATTCCTTGCCTGCTGATGATGCTTCTTCACCTGTTAATGAAGGATTGAGAAGAAGGAAGAATGCTTCACTTAATCAGACAGATACCTGCAAACTTGCAGAACAAGATGGCAACATCAATTATGCTTTCCCATCCAATGTGCACGATTCCCCGGGTAGCTCTAGACCAGAGAGTCCATTAGCAGTAGATTTCACAAGGTACCCGACAGATGCTTTTTTTGGTGAGATAACAGAGCAAGAGGAGTACGACAGTTATAATGTTGTTAATGATTTGGACAAAGTTAAGAAAGGTAGAACCCAATCCCAGGAAAACCCTTTAGCTTCTGCTGTACAGTTGATAGGTGATGGTGTTTCCCAAGTACAGTCAATTGGAAATCAGGCTGTTAACAGTCTCGTGAGCTTTTTGAATATTGCACCTCAAGATTCGGATTCAGATTCATATGGGCCCTTACATATGGAAGGACCGTCTGATGAGAAAAAAAGTTCCGACATCAGAGATTTGCGCTTGAATCGGTCATCTTCGCTTCAGTCAGACAGGAGTAGAACTTCAGATTTCTCAAGTCTGCAGATTGGGCGGATAGTCCAGCATATATGGTCCCAGATGAGATCTAATAATGATGTAGTGTGTTACTGCTgttttgttcttatttttctttggaatttcagtTTGCTTTCTATGGTGTACTTGGGGGCTTTGTTCTTTTATGCTCTCTGCGTTAACACTGGACCTGACTACATCTTCTGGGTTATAATGCTAATCTACACGGAAATGTATGTTTTGATTCAGTATTTATATCAAATCATGATCCAGCACTGTGGTTTCAGCGTTCAGTCAGGCCTTCTGCGCGGGTTGGGGTTTCCAACAAAAAGAATAACATCGTCTTTTGTCATCAGTTTGCTACCtctatttttagtttatttatctACTCTAATACAGTGTTCTATAACTGCTAAAGATGGTGAATGGTTTTCAGCTGGAATTAATTATGGAAAAGGGGGGATACTtgatcaaaacaaagttcactcAGATTCTAGCTGGGTTGAGAAACCTATGAAATTTGTCCAATTTATGAAACAAATAGTTGAAATGATGGTTAGTAGCTGTTCAAGATACTGGAAATCTCTGACACAGGAAGTAGAATCTCCTCCATATTTTGTTCAGTTGTCCATGGATGTCAAAGTATGGCCAGAGGATGGAATCCAACCAGAGAGACTTGTATCTGGAATGAATCAGCTTCTGCAGCTTGTACATGATGAAAAGTGCAAGAATGTAGTGCCTAATCAGTGGACTTGCGCTAGCAAGGTTCAAGTTCAGAGCATTGAAAATAGTACTGAAAACAGCAACGTGGCTTTGGCTGTTTTTGAGGTTCTTTATGCCTCTCCATTAAGTGAATGCACACCATCAGAAAATTATAAATCTCTAACTCCAGCAGCTGATGTAGCTAAAGAGATACTTGAAGCTCTAAGCATGGGACTTGCTGAAAGCATTGGATTTCCATATCATGTACTCTCAGTAGTTGGTGGTGGCAAGAGAGAAGTCGATCTCTATGCGTATATCTTTGGTGCTGATTTGACTGTTTTCTTTCTGGTTGCTATATTCTACCAATCTGTTATAAAGAATAAAAGTGAAATTCTGGAGTACTATCAACTTGAGGATCAATTTCCAAAAGAGTTTGTATTTATTCTAATG ATAATCTTCTTTCTAATGATTGTTGATCGCATCATGTATCTATGCTCACTGGGGACAGGAAAagtcatattttaccttttcaacCTCATTCTCTCCACTTATACTGTCACCGATTATGCTTGGAATATGGATACTTCTCAGAAAAATGCTGCTGGATTGGCTCTTCGAGCAATATATCTTACTAAAGCTGTTTCTCTGGCGCTGCAAGCCACTCAAATTCGATATGGGGTTCCTCACAAATGCACATTATATCGTCAGTTTCTAACGAGCAAAATTTCTCGGGTTAATTATCTTGGCCACAGGCTCTTTCGTGCTTTGCCTTTTTTGTACGAATTGCGATGCGTCCTTGATTGGTCTTGCACAACAACATCATTAACAATGTATGACTGGCTGAAG TTGGAAGACATAAATGCAAGCTTGTACCTTGTCAAGTGCGATAATGTTCTGAACAGAGCTACGCATAAACAAGGAGAGAAACAGACCAAGATGACTAAGATCTGCAATGGCATATGTCTGTTCTTCATATTAATATGTGTTATTTGGACCCCAATGCTG ATATACAGTAACGGTAATCCGACAAACATAGCAAATCCAATTAATGATGCAAGTTTTCAGTTGGATATCAAGACAGTCGGTGGAAGGTTGACTTTGTACCAGACAACTCTTTGTGAGAAACTTTCATGGAATGATTTCAATGCAAATGTTGATTTTGATCCTGAAGAATATATAACCTCATACAATGTTAATGACATCCAACTCGTTTGCTGTCAAGCTGATGCAAGTACTATGTGGCTTGTCCCTGATGTGGTTCAGAAGCAGTTTATCCGTTCACTTAACAGTAGTAGCATGGATATAAAATTTTCTTGGGTTCTTACAAGGGACCGGCCAAAAGGAAAGGAAACTGTGAAATATGAAAGAAGCGTTGATCCATCAGATCTTCCCAAATCATCAGAAGTTGAGTTAGTTCTGAAAGGTTCCTTCAGCAGCTTTAGAGTTAATAACATTTATCCAAGATATTTTCGCGTTACCGGGTCTGGAGAAGTTAGACCTTTTGAGCAGGAG